From the genome of Dehalococcoidales bacterium:
TTGAGTTAACATAAGTAACCACCGCCGCATCGGGCAGTTCTTTCTTGGCCTTAATCAGTTCTTCGGCGGTAACCATATCCGCCATCGGGCACCCCGCTGCGGAATCGGGAAGTAAAACCGTTTTATCAGGGGATAAGATTGAAGCGGTTTCCGCCATAAAATGAACGCCGCAAAAAACAATTACATCGGCCGCAGTCGAGGCGGCTTTTTGTGAAAGCTCCAGCGAATCCCCGACAAAATCGGCAATATCCTGAATCTCCGAAGGCTGGTAGTTATGCGCCAGAATAACGGCATTTTTGGCCTTTTTTAATTCCTGTATTCGGTTTATTAATTCAATTTGCTTGTTATCCACCTGATATAACTCCTGTTGCAAGAGGGTATGCGGAAATTTTTAGAGACACGTCTGTACTTAATTATTATACCTTGAACGAATAAAGATTGCATCAAGCAGCGGGGTTTAGAAGTCTTTTAAGCGTAAATTTTATCCGACCGATACGGTAACAGATAGGTACCCCGCTCCAAAATAAGCCGGAAACCAAAGGGACTCTATCTGTTTTAGTTATTATTCCCGAGATCGTTATTTAAAGAATTCATAAACATCACGGCTGCCGGTGAAGATTGGGAAAGGACCCAATCCCGAAGACATTCATAAGAGCAAAAATTATATCTAACAACGGAACCGTTGCCGTTAAAAGCGGAAAGAATCAACCAGCCTTCCAATACATCGCTGACCGCTTCATTGGGGCTAAATCTTTTTTCCTGTCCGCAAGAAAAACAAAGACAATACTGATCTACCATTCAACATTCCCGGCAGGTACCGCAGCGTAACCCGCCAATTAAAATTATATTTATAATTATACAACCCGGTTTACAGATATCAAAATCCGAGGTTTTAAGCCGCTGCTTCGGCCGCCTCTTTTTCCTTGCGCTGCTTGTAAACGAACCTTGAAAGGACAATGCTTAACTCCAAGAGGATAATCAGCGGTACGGCAATAATCGACTGATTAATAGGATCCATTGTCGGTGTAATCAGCGCCGACAGTACAAACGCAAGGACAATCCACAGTTTACGTTTATTGGCAAGCCACTGCGGGGTAACCAGCCCCATCCGCGCCAATATCATAATAATTAACGGGGTTTCAAAAATCAAACCGACATACAAAATCATACGTGTTACAACGGTTACGTATTCGGTCAGCCTCCAAACGTTTTCGGCTACATCGCTCAAAAAACCGCCCAAGAAACCCATTGCCGGCGGAAGGGCAACAAAGTAAGCAAACGCAACCCCTATTGCAAACAACAAGGTAACAAAGGGCAGAACCTGAAAAATTGTCTTCTTTTCTTTTGAAGTTAAGCCCGGAGCGATAAAGGCAATCATTTGATAAACCAAAAAGGGCATCGCGATAATAAAACCGCCCGCCAGGGCAACCTTAAAATAAACGGCAATATTTTCGGTTGGGGTAATGGCTTGAAACTCAATCCCCTTTGCGGGGCGCTTTAAAATAAGAATTAAAGTTTTGGCAAAAACAAGGGTAATACCGGTTGTAATAACCATTGCCACAACGGATTTGGCGACACGGTCACGCAGTTCTACCAGATGCCCTTTAATCGGCATCCTTTTGCCGGTATAGGGATCTCTTTTAAATACGGGCGTTACCACGTTATTATTCCGCCCCCTCGGTATCAGACTTTTCGGCTGGGGTTATTGTTTTGTCGTCGGGGGCATCGATATTCCTCGCCGGTGTTTCCAAGGGCTTTTTAACCGTATCGACAATGGCCGGGGCATCTGTTTTTAAGAATTCGTTTAACTTTTCGGTGCCTTCGTTTAATGTGGAGGATACTTCTTGGGCACCCTGTTTCAGTGAGTCTTTTATTTCGAGTGTTGCCGCATTAAATTCAAGGGAATCTTTTTCCAACATATCTGCAATTTGAGCGGTTTCGTCATCCATTCTTTCCTTAACGCCGCGAATTTCATCGTCTATTGTTTTGGCGATTTCGTCCGCTTCCGCATCAAGGGCGTTTTTGATTTTTAAGGATTCCGAATCGAGTGAACCTTTAATTTCCTTGGCAGTGTTTTTCAAATCATCGAAATCATCTTCCATATCCAACGATTTGGTTACTTCCCCCGTAAAATTCCTGGTCATCCTTCTCAAATCGCGCATCATCTTACCAAACTGACGCGCATACTCGGGCAGTTTGTCGGGCCCGACTACAAGAAGAGCAACTACCAATATAACCAGTATTTCTAAAAAACCAAGGTCTAAACCCATTGTTCTATCTCATTTTCAGTTATATTTTTTTATAAACAAGGCACCTCGGCACGGGATAAAACTCAACTATAATGAACTTAAAATTCCGAACCGCCTGTTTTTCTGCTTAATTCCCGAATTATTAAAATTCGTCAGACTATACCTAGCCTTTTTTTGCTTTCTTTCTTGTTTTAGATGTAGCTAATTCTTCCGATTCCTCGTCATCGTCCTGTCTGTGTTTTTTGAAATCTTGCTTCCATTTGCCAAACATTTCAAAGAACTGGGGCAGCTTGCCGGCCCCGAAAACAATGAAGATGACAAGTAATATAGCTATTATCTCGAAAGGACCGATTTTAAACGGCAATAGTACCTCACCTCCGCTAAAATAAACTCAAAATAATTCCGACACCCAAACCAAAAGACACAGGGCGGTTGTTATTTCATCTTTTGAAAATATCCCCTTCCTGTCAATTCCGGGAAAGGGGATACGCTTAAAGACTATTTACACAAAACGCTGTGCCGATTTTCAGCTCGGGATAATAATTACGCATTACTCCCGAAAA
Proteins encoded in this window:
- the tatC gene encoding twin-arginine translocase subunit TatC; this translates as MVTPVFKRDPYTGKRMPIKGHLVELRDRVAKSVVAMVITTGITLVFAKTLILILKRPAKGIEFQAITPTENIAVYFKVALAGGFIIAMPFLVYQMIAFIAPGLTSKEKKTIFQVLPFVTLLFAIGVAFAYFVALPPAMGFLGGFLSDVAENVWRLTEYVTVVTRMILYVGLIFETPLIIMILARMGLVTPQWLANKRKLWIVLAFVLSALITPTMDPINQSIIAVPLIILLELSIVLSRFVYKQRKEKEAAEAAA
- a CDS encoding twin-arginine translocase TatA/TatE family subunit yields the protein MPFKIGPFEIIAILLVIFIVFGAGKLPQFFEMFGKWKQDFKKHRQDDDEESEELATSKTRKKAKKG
- the tatB gene encoding Sec-independent protein translocase protein TatB; this encodes MGLDLGFLEILVILVVALLVVGPDKLPEYARQFGKMMRDLRRMTRNFTGEVTKSLDMEDDFDDLKNTAKEIKGSLDSESLKIKNALDAEADEIAKTIDDEIRGVKERMDDETAQIADMLEKDSLEFNAATLEIKDSLKQGAQEVSSTLNEGTEKLNEFLKTDAPAIVDTVKKPLETPARNIDAPDDKTITPAEKSDTEGAE